Proteins encoded in a region of the Photobacterium angustum genome:
- a CDS encoding isopenicillin N synthase family dioxygenase has product MKLEAVDYTAENAKQLFVESLRETGFGVLKNHPIQQKLVQKIYDKWYDFFNSEEKTAFHFNVETQDGLFPTEVSETAKGHTQKDIKEYFHYYPWGQCPVELKQDIQQYYQEANELATELLSWVEQYSPNEVSSKYTQSLSSMIDGSEKTLLRILHYPPLQGDEELGAIRAGAHEDINLLTILPAANEPGLQVKAKDGSWIDVPCDFGHLIINIGDMLQEASGGYFPSTTHRVINPEGADKTKSRISLPLFLHPKPDVILSEKYTAHEYLMERLRELGVI; this is encoded by the coding sequence ATGAAACTGGAAGCAGTAGATTACACAGCAGAAAATGCAAAACAGCTTTTTGTCGAATCCCTACGAGAGACTGGCTTTGGGGTACTAAAAAACCACCCTATCCAACAAAAATTAGTCCAAAAAATCTATGATAAATGGTATGACTTTTTTAATAGTGAAGAAAAAACTGCTTTTCATTTTAATGTAGAAACCCAAGACGGACTATTTCCAACTGAAGTATCAGAAACCGCCAAGGGGCATACCCAAAAAGATATTAAAGAATATTTCCACTACTACCCTTGGGGTCAGTGTCCTGTTGAACTTAAACAAGATATTCAACAGTACTATCAAGAAGCCAATGAGCTTGCGACAGAATTATTAAGTTGGGTAGAACAATATTCGCCTAATGAGGTTTCCTCTAAATACACTCAGTCACTATCAAGTATGATTGATGGTAGTGAGAAAACATTACTTCGCATCCTGCATTACCCTCCGCTACAAGGCGACGAAGAGCTAGGTGCAATTCGTGCTGGAGCCCATGAAGATATTAACTTATTAACTATTTTGCCTGCAGCTAACGAACCGGGTCTGCAAGTTAAAGCTAAAGATGGTAGTTGGATTGATGTGCCTTGTGATTTCGGTCATTTAATTATTAATATCGGTGACATGCTACAAGAAGCTTCTGGTGGTTATTTCCCATCAACAACTCACCGAGTGATAAACCCAGAAGGCGCAGATAAAACAAAATCACGTATCTCATTGCCTCTGTTTTTACACCCGAAACCAGACGTTATCCTTTCAGAAAAATACACCGCACATGAGTATTTAATGGA
- the rsuA gene encoding 16S rRNA pseudouridine(516) synthase RsuA encodes MRLDKFLGTTLGITRREAGKLLRDKMIEVDGEIVRSASFSVSDDNDVEFNGRPLKLQGPRYFMLNKPEGFVCSHVDDFNPTVFVLFDEVSPEKMHVAGRLDGDTTGLVLVTDDGQWSHRITSPRHLCSKTYFVEAADPITEDYITQFEAGVQLRSEKELTRPAKLEILSEREALLTISEGKYHQVKRMFAAMGNKVVGLHRERIGTVELDEDLAPGEYRPLTAEEIASFLK; translated from the coding sequence ATGAGGCTTGATAAATTCTTAGGTACCACATTGGGTATCACCCGTAGAGAAGCCGGAAAACTTCTTCGAGATAAAATGATTGAAGTTGATGGCGAAATCGTCCGTAGTGCTTCGTTTTCAGTCAGTGACGATAACGATGTGGAATTTAACGGTCGCCCGCTAAAACTGCAAGGTCCTCGTTACTTTATGCTTAATAAGCCAGAAGGCTTTGTGTGCTCTCATGTTGATGACTTCAATCCAACGGTTTTTGTTTTGTTCGATGAAGTAAGTCCAGAGAAAATGCACGTAGCTGGTCGTTTAGATGGCGATACAACGGGTTTAGTGTTGGTGACAGATGATGGTCAATGGTCTCACCGTATCACTTCGCCACGTCATTTATGTTCAAAGACCTATTTCGTTGAAGCCGCTGATCCAATCACTGAAGATTACATCACGCAATTTGAAGCGGGTGTACAACTTCGCAGTGAGAAAGAATTAACACGTCCTGCTAAATTAGAAATTCTTAGCGAGCGTGAAGCGTTGTTGACAATATCTGAAGGTAAGTACCACCAAGTAAAACGTATGTTCGCAGCGATGGGTAATAAAGTTGTTGGCTTACACCGTGAGCGTATCGGTACGGTTGAGCTTGATGAAGATCTTGCGCCTGGTGAGTACCGACCACTAACAGCAGAAGAAATTGCATCATTTCTAAAATAA
- a CDS encoding Bcr/CflA family multidrug efflux MFS transporter — protein MNQQDSPRLSLQLILILGAIAALTPLAIDMYLPAMPNIAKDFLVSPSLVQVTLTVFTAGFAFGQLIHGPLADSYGRRPMLLLGTISFTVLTVLGALSTNITELTVIRVLQGFAGAAAAVIISALVRDMFEREEFSRTMSFVTLVMTVAPLLAPMIGGHLSVWFSWRAVFWFLAIFAVIVLLSIVFKIKETLPKEKRIPFHFLSIIRNYIKLLSNPVVLGLILCSGFSFSGMFTFLTAGSFVYIDLYGVSVENFGFYFGLNIICLILMTSINGRFVRKKGTHWMLRLGLVIQLFAGALIVIGQWLDFGLWGVVIPVMLFVGVLSIIGSNSMACLLARYPQMAGTASSLGGTFRFGVASIVGSIVALMPDSTAWPMAGTMAVCAVLSAGFYWFLARNA, from the coding sequence ATGAACCAGCAAGACAGCCCAAGGTTGAGCCTGCAATTGATATTGATCCTTGGCGCAATAGCTGCGCTAACGCCTTTAGCGATTGATATGTACCTGCCCGCAATGCCGAACATTGCCAAAGACTTTTTAGTTTCTCCTAGTTTAGTTCAGGTTACATTAACCGTATTCACCGCAGGTTTTGCTTTTGGTCAATTAATTCATGGGCCTCTGGCAGACAGCTATGGTCGACGCCCAATGTTGTTACTCGGAACTATCAGCTTTACTGTTTTAACAGTATTAGGTGCGTTGAGTACGAATATCACAGAACTGACTGTTATTCGTGTTTTACAAGGTTTTGCTGGTGCTGCCGCAGCCGTCATCATTAGTGCATTAGTTCGTGACATGTTCGAGCGCGAAGAATTCTCTCGTACCATGTCGTTTGTTACTTTGGTGATGACAGTAGCACCGTTACTTGCGCCTATGATTGGTGGTCATTTATCCGTATGGTTTAGTTGGCGAGCAGTATTTTGGTTTTTGGCTATTTTTGCCGTTATTGTATTACTTTCTATTGTTTTTAAAATTAAAGAAACATTACCAAAAGAAAAACGTATACCTTTCCACTTTTTATCCATTATTCGCAATTACATAAAACTACTGTCTAATCCAGTGGTTCTCGGCTTGATACTGTGTAGCGGCTTTTCATTTTCAGGCATGTTCACTTTCTTAACGGCGGGTTCATTTGTTTACATTGATCTTTATGGCGTAAGTGTAGAAAACTTTGGCTTTTACTTTGGTTTAAATATCATTTGTTTAATCCTAATGACCAGTATAAATGGCCGTTTTGTAAGGAAAAAAGGCACACATTGGATGTTACGACTTGGATTAGTCATTCAGCTGTTTGCTGGTGCGTTAATTGTAATTGGTCAGTGGCTAGATTTTGGACTCTGGGGCGTTGTTATCCCTGTTATGCTATTTGTTGGTGTTCTATCGATTATTGGTAGTAACTCAATGGCTTGTTTACTTGCACGTTATCCTCAAATGGCTGGTACTGCTTCTTCATTAGGCGGCACATTCCGTTTTGGTGTTGCATCTATTGTCGGTAGTATTGTTGCGTTAATGCCAGACAGTACGGCATGGCCAATGGCAGGAACGATGGCCGTTTGTGCAGTATTGTCTGCGGGTTTTTATTGGTTCCTCGCAAGAAACGCATAA
- a CDS encoding glycosyl hydrolase family 18 protein: protein MKYTLLAALIAATSLTACNSNSSDDYDGYVAQEPKPAKITEFRNVVYASYMKDANDQWFDSSHSNEISDLNIAFMNPSANMDKEGIYHPDGHVADLSTDKINKLTSTIQKFRDQNPDGRVFISFGGWRDSEKNESDDNIIGRDIVYEKIAASPEYRENLINDMMDVVNTYGFDGVDLDWEYPQVGNGANQYADFVNRLADRLHAEGKYFTAAIIGSKDKPNDDGKGAGYLDVALNAFDTVHLMTYDMQNEDHSSYKDSVNALNYWLIERHLDPQRITLGLPAYPRHAPTYGVLVKDDKHYACRDTVTKNNTTHYYNGLPTIRSKVHLAKDDYHLGGVMLWELPCDDIDPKDKDLSIIETISATIKQDTSYRNICDTHKNETGWIVYREDDPMKHYDW, encoded by the coding sequence ATGAAATACACTCTTTTAGCCGCTTTAATTGCTGCCACATCACTAACTGCATGTAACAGTAACTCTTCGGATGACTATGATGGATATGTTGCTCAGGAACCAAAACCTGCAAAAATTACAGAGTTTCGTAATGTGGTATATGCGAGCTACATGAAAGATGCCAATGATCAGTGGTTTGATAGTTCGCATTCAAATGAAATCAGTGATCTGAATATTGCCTTCATGAACCCTAGCGCCAATATGGATAAAGAAGGGATATATCATCCTGATGGACACGTTGCAGACCTATCAACTGATAAGATAAATAAGCTTACTTCCACCATTCAAAAATTTAGAGATCAAAACCCTGATGGAAGAGTATTTATTTCATTTGGTGGCTGGCGAGATAGTGAGAAAAATGAAAGTGACGATAACATCATTGGTCGTGACATCGTTTACGAAAAAATAGCCGCATCGCCAGAATATCGAGAAAACCTAATCAACGACATGATGGATGTTGTAAATACCTACGGTTTTGACGGTGTTGATCTTGATTGGGAGTACCCTCAAGTGGGTAATGGTGCAAATCAATATGCTGATTTTGTAAACCGTTTAGCGGATAGGCTTCATGCTGAAGGTAAGTATTTCACCGCAGCGATCATTGGTAGTAAAGACAAACCTAATGACGATGGAAAAGGTGCTGGCTATCTCGATGTTGCATTAAATGCCTTTGATACAGTCCATTTAATGACTTATGACATGCAAAATGAAGATCACTCAAGCTATAAAGATTCAGTCAATGCCTTAAATTACTGGTTAATAGAGCGCCACTTAGATCCGCAACGTATTACATTAGGGTTACCCGCCTACCCTCGTCATGCCCCCACTTACGGCGTATTAGTTAAGGATGATAAACATTACGCTTGCCGTGATACTGTAACAAAGAATAACACGACACATTATTATAACGGGTTACCCACGATCCGCTCAAAAGTCCATTTAGCTAAAGATGACTATCATTTAGGTGGGGTCATGTTATGGGAATTACCTTGCGATGATATTGATCCCAAAGATAAAGATCTTTCTATTATAGAAACCATCAGTGCCACCATTAAACAGGACACTTCTTATCGCAATATTTGCGATACACATAAAAACGAAACTGGTTGGATTGTTTACCGTGAAGATGATCCTATGAAGCATTACGATTGGTAA
- a CDS encoding DUF2913 family protein, giving the protein MTSFYNEILHVVTEGLSTLVTAQESGKTQKNPVSETVFLSAWVTKMIKQQCFDHCVSKTLLQWQKQSRTMGKNAQLKVQFERIKNTLSALNDADGHSTVITAELIDDFYRVLEAADWLVTNEYEVNRKVSHHTDGQASLVVCAAQYKTAMNEQGTLIKPLSFYIRGNAQQFIDLAYQQGILLFKITDYKSKVKFHGEYVIYPDNAGTHLPELPTVTN; this is encoded by the coding sequence ATGACTTCTTTTTATAACGAAATTCTACATGTGGTAACGGAAGGGTTATCAACACTGGTTACTGCGCAAGAGTCTGGTAAAACCCAGAAAAACCCGGTCAGTGAGACGGTTTTTTTAAGCGCGTGGGTGACGAAGATGATCAAACAACAATGTTTTGATCATTGTGTGTCTAAGACGTTACTGCAATGGCAGAAACAATCTCGCACAATGGGCAAAAATGCGCAGCTTAAAGTACAATTTGAGCGTATTAAAAATACCCTTAGTGCGTTAAATGATGCTGATGGTCATTCAACGGTTATTACCGCTGAACTAATAGATGATTTCTATCGTGTTTTAGAAGCCGCTGATTGGTTAGTCACTAACGAGTATGAAGTGAACCGTAAAGTGTCTCATCATACAGATGGTCAAGCATCATTAGTGGTTTGTGCAGCGCAATACAAGACTGCTATGAACGAGCAGGGTACATTAATAAAACCACTTTCTTTTTATATTCGTGGTAATGCACAGCAATTTATCGATTTGGCTTACCAGCAAGGCATCTTGCTGTTTAAGATCACCGACTACAAATCTAAAGTGAAATTTCACGGTGAGTATGTGATTTACCCTGATAATGCAGGTACACATTTACCTGAATTACCAACTGTGACGAATTAA
- a CDS encoding MFS transporter — translation MNKKTISTLLAISLLMFPQLIETMYSPALTSIKNHFSVTTSEAAQALSIFFMVFAVGVVFWGTMCDVIGRRLSTLLGIAICIAAALFCYFAPTFQGLLYGFGACAFGAAVGSVCTQTILRDSFEGASLARIFSIASTSIGLSPVIGMLVGSWLTAHGGYTWVFIAMVIMLSLLLLWGGFALPETKPKHTKRDSLFLVANKMLRDSHIWYIALMIGLANIALFSYYSIAPFMFEQLGASVKFFGNTSFVLAVGSILGSLLNIRLIRKHIRADIIVMISTLMILTAGLGVYLLQETVWFFIPMALVSLSFGLTLPNLLSTALVNYRNHLGTAGALLGLFYYLIIGFGLDHVAHVGNLALTLLVCGGGSFVLVLLKLIAAKTNKQTSENATVS, via the coding sequence ATGAATAAAAAAACAATATCAACATTATTAGCAATTTCGCTGTTAATGTTTCCACAGCTCATAGAAACGATGTATAGCCCAGCGCTAACATCAATTAAGAATCACTTTTCAGTAACCACATCAGAAGCAGCTCAAGCGCTATCGATCTTCTTTATGGTCTTTGCCGTTGGTGTCGTATTCTGGGGAACCATGTGTGACGTCATTGGACGTCGTTTATCAACCCTATTAGGTATAGCAATTTGTATTGCTGCCGCACTATTTTGTTACTTTGCACCAACATTTCAGGGTTTACTTTACGGTTTTGGTGCCTGTGCTTTTGGTGCCGCTGTAGGCTCTGTATGTACCCAAACCATTTTACGAGATAGCTTTGAAGGCGCGAGTCTAGCAAGAATCTTCTCTATTGCGTCAACAAGTATTGGCCTGAGCCCTGTGATTGGTATGTTAGTTGGTAGCTGGTTGACAGCTCATGGTGGCTATACTTGGGTTTTCATAGCTATGGTGATAATGCTATCACTACTATTACTTTGGGGGGGCTTTGCATTACCAGAGACAAAACCAAAACACACCAAACGTGATAGTTTGTTTTTAGTGGCAAATAAAATGCTCCGTGACAGTCATATTTGGTATATCGCTTTAATGATAGGACTGGCAAATATTGCCCTGTTCTCTTATTACAGCATTGCACCATTCATGTTTGAACAGTTAGGGGCTAGCGTTAAGTTTTTTGGTAATACGAGTTTTGTTTTAGCAGTTGGTTCAATTTTAGGTTCGCTTCTCAATATTCGTTTGATACGTAAACATATACGCGCAGATATCATCGTAATGATATCAACATTAATGATACTGACAGCGGGTTTAGGTGTTTACTTACTGCAAGAAACTGTTTGGTTCTTTATTCCAATGGCATTGGTGTCACTGTCATTTGGTTTAACATTACCTAACTTGTTAAGTACTGCTTTAGTAAATTATCGAAACCACTTAGGAACAGCTGGTGCATTACTTGGCTTATTCTATTACTTAATTATTGGTTTTGGGCTAGATCATGTCGCGCATGTCGGTAATCTAGCATTAACATTACTCGTTTGTGGTGGTGGTTCATTTGTACTTGTACTATTAAAATTGATAGCTGCGAAAACCAATAAACAAACCAGTGAAAACGCAACAGTAAGTTAA
- a CDS encoding MFS transporter, whose amino-acid sequence MNKKTISTLLAVSLLMFPQLIETMYSPALTSIKNHFSVTTSEAAQALSLFFMIFAVGVVFWGTMCDVIGRRLSTLLGIAICIAAATFCYYSPTFQGLLYGFGACAFGAAVGSVCTQTILRDSFEGASLTRIFSIASTSIGLSPVIGMLLGSWLTAHGGYTWVFAAMVIMLSLLLLWGGFALPETKPNHIKRDSLFLVANKMIRDGHIWYIALMVGLANIALFSYYSIAPFMFEHLGASVKFFGNTSFVLAAGSILGSLLNIRLIRKHIRGDIIVMLSTLMMLAAGLGVYLLQETVWFFIPMALVSLSFGLALPNLFSTALINYRNHLGTAGALLGLFYYLIIGFGLDHAAHVGNLAMTLLVCGGSSFVLVLLKLFTAKTSKQTSENATTS is encoded by the coding sequence ATGAATAAAAAAACAATATCGACATTATTAGCAGTTTCGCTGTTAATGTTTCCACAGCTCATAGAAACGATGTATAGCCCGGCGCTAACATCAATTAAAAATCATTTTTCAGTAACAACATCAGAAGCAGCACAAGCTTTATCACTCTTCTTTATGATTTTTGCGGTAGGCGTTGTGTTCTGGGGCACCATGTGTGACGTCATTGGACGTCGTTTATCAACACTTTTAGGCATAGCTATTTGTATTGCTGCGGCGACATTTTGTTATTACTCGCCAACATTCCAAGGTTTACTTTATGGTTTTGGTGCGTGTGCCTTCGGTGCTGCTGTTGGCTCTGTATGTACTCAAACTATTTTACGTGACAGCTTTGAAGGTGCGAGTTTAACAAGAATTTTCTCTATTGCTTCGACAAGTATTGGTCTTAGCCCAGTTATTGGTATGTTACTTGGTAGCTGGTTGACGGCTCATGGTGGCTATACTTGGGTTTTCGCAGCTATGGTGATCATGCTATCGCTACTACTACTTTGGGGTGGCTTTGCATTACCAGAAACTAAACCCAACCACATTAAACGTGATAGCTTGTTTTTAGTGGCAAATAAAATGATCCGTGATGGACATATTTGGTATATCGCATTAATGGTAGGACTAGCAAACATTGCCCTGTTCTCTTATTACAGCATTGCACCATTTATGTTTGAGCACCTTGGTGCTAGCGTTAAGTTTTTTGGTAATACGAGTTTTGTTTTAGCAGCTGGTTCAATTTTAGGTTCGCTTCTCAATATTCGTTTGATCCGTAAACATATACGCGGTGATATCATCGTAATGTTATCGACATTAATGATGCTGGCAGCTGGTTTAGGTGTTTACTTACTGCAAGAAACTGTTTGGTTCTTTATTCCAATGGCATTGGTGTCACTGTCTTTTGGTTTAGCATTACCTAACTTGTTTAGTACTGCTTTAATAAATTACCGAAACCACTTGGGTACAGCAGGTGCATTACTTGGCTTGTTTTATTACTTAATTATTGGCTTTGGTCTTGATCATGCCGCTCATGTCGGCAATCTAGCAATGACGTTACTCGTTTGTGGTGGTAGTTCATTCGTACTTGTACTATTGAAATTGTTCACTGCAAAAACCAGTAAACAAACCAGTGAAAATGCAACAACAAGTTAA
- a CDS encoding AraC family transcriptional regulator: MAYIQMEDQFCADDYHGLVVGLAADLAEHDSGYHTHSKDQLLFSHHGCMVISLDGVKCVLPPMRAAWIPAGVEHKAETSNVTQYRSLYFDQDLQSQLPRELKIFDINPLMSALMERMAFWEFDKPNNEQVNSVNLLIEELNFAQDSHLNLPIPADPRLSSWLADIDDEAFVAPSLAELSLIVGASAKTITRIFNKEVGMPYQSWRQQWRLLAAIELLSLNWRVTDIAHRLDFSSDSAFIRFFHDKAGVTPSNFITEYK, encoded by the coding sequence ATGGCTTATATTCAAATGGAAGATCAGTTTTGTGCTGATGACTATCATGGCCTTGTTGTTGGGCTTGCTGCTGATTTAGCAGAGCATGATTCGGGTTATCACACTCATAGTAAAGATCAGTTGTTATTCTCTCACCATGGCTGCATGGTGATCAGTTTAGATGGTGTGAAATGTGTATTGCCGCCAATGCGTGCTGCTTGGATACCTGCAGGAGTGGAGCACAAAGCAGAAACATCCAATGTTACGCAGTACCGTTCTTTGTATTTTGACCAAGATTTACAATCACAATTGCCGAGAGAATTAAAAATATTTGATATTAACCCTTTAATGTCGGCATTAATGGAGCGTATGGCGTTTTGGGAGTTTGATAAACCCAATAATGAGCAAGTTAATTCGGTGAACCTCTTAATTGAAGAGCTAAATTTTGCGCAAGATAGTCACTTGAATTTACCTATTCCAGCCGATCCTCGTTTATCCTCATGGTTAGCAGATATTGATGATGAGGCGTTTGTTGCTCCATCATTAGCTGAACTCAGCCTTATAGTAGGGGCGAGTGCAAAAACCATTACTCGTATTTTTAATAAAGAGGTGGGAATGCCATATCAAAGTTGGCGTCAACAATGGCGCTTATTAGCCGCTATTGAATTACTGTCGTTAAACTGGCGAGTGACTGATATTGCTCATCGGCTAGATTTTTCAAGTGATAGTGCTTTTATTCGTTTCTTTCATGATAAGGCTGGCGTTACACCCTCAAATTTTATTACTGAGTATAAGTAA
- a CDS encoding PcfJ domain-containing protein, with amino-acid sequence MLACCAEREEFHHSTPLVLSFDEALTFFPFQLEFYDWHDCLAMYRAYPDGHREPLEGSCSFYIEHIESLEGGKAWVDSIPTGLVEKARGYAELGVYMLKVAALSQKARDLLLQRPTLLYLVCEQYPLDQDEVLALCELGQREILAQLGLASSRSALRFLDRIEGDFSTRSIVIIIHRLLDPEMMSFQLFKHYKTITNLTLQIYLQWPTLTGTPLGRHLAQTTQRERFQINQILSDVFQLGYRVLDVDSIKRIHAVTSYEELRSLHDRWVVAQHSINFVPDANSNKPYVIPFEGNNNIVPIRNYQELELEGVEQNHCVAIYHNRIIKGEYLVYKMFMPERVTIGLKRHYVVNGRVSETYTVDQIQARNNRMPSSETLEAVYGWLDSMKSAKP; translated from the coding sequence ATGCTTGCTTGTTGTGCTGAGCGCGAAGAGTTTCATCACTCAACGCCGTTAGTTTTATCATTTGATGAAGCCTTAACCTTTTTTCCTTTTCAGCTTGAATTTTATGACTGGCATGATTGCCTTGCTATGTATCGTGCTTACCCTGATGGGCATCGAGAACCATTAGAGGGGAGTTGTTCATTCTATATTGAGCACATCGAATCATTAGAAGGTGGAAAAGCGTGGGTAGATAGCATTCCAACTGGTTTAGTTGAAAAAGCCCGAGGATATGCTGAACTTGGGGTATATATGCTTAAGGTTGCTGCTTTGAGCCAGAAAGCCCGAGATCTATTACTTCAACGTCCTACCTTATTGTATTTAGTATGCGAACAATATCCGTTAGATCAGGATGAAGTGTTAGCACTGTGCGAATTAGGTCAACGTGAGATCCTTGCTCAACTTGGCTTGGCTTCGAGTCGTTCAGCATTGCGCTTTCTTGATCGGATTGAGGGGGATTTTTCAACCCGTTCGATTGTGATTATTATTCACCGCTTGCTCGATCCTGAAATGATGTCGTTTCAACTGTTCAAACATTATAAAACGATCACTAATTTAACCCTGCAGATCTATCTGCAATGGCCAACATTAACTGGTACACCGCTTGGACGACATTTAGCGCAAACTACTCAGCGTGAGCGTTTTCAAATCAATCAGATTTTATCTGATGTTTTCCAACTTGGTTATCGCGTATTAGATGTTGATTCAATCAAGCGTATTCATGCTGTTACTTCTTATGAAGAGTTAAGATCGTTACACGACAGGTGGGTAGTAGCGCAACACAGCATCAATTTTGTTCCCGATGCTAATTCAAATAAGCCTTACGTGATCCCTTTTGAAGGTAATAATAACATTGTACCTATTCGTAACTATCAAGAACTAGAGCTAGAGGGGGTTGAACAAAACCACTGTGTGGCGATTTACCACAATCGGATCATTAAAGGCGAATATTTGGTTTATAAAATGTTCATGCCAGAGCGTGTTACTATTGGTTTGAAAAGACATTACGTCGTTAATGGACGAGTTAGTGAGACGTATACTGTGGATCAAATTCAAGCCCGTAATAATAGAATGCCATCTTCTGAAACATTAGAGGCTGTTTATGGTTGGTTAGACAGTATGAAGTCAGCTAAGCCATAA
- a CDS encoding helix-turn-helix domain-containing protein, translating into MRLLHSIKRYAPTEEKAPHSHDDFVQLFYIHQGCGIARTEDKSILAVGGQLIWVPLNHRHHLKVLKDSCLSIIHASPDAVPYFHDEMGIISTNRLMVQVMAEIESQGNDCEYDTDSNSDVQHHYLGVFLDQLKKQSYQNDAYQSNDEIDKRLLPIIETLTLQPDIKLSLERFAEHCGASSRTLNRLFISTFDKPFREIRQQLVMEKAWQLSRAGVAHTDIALDLGYNSLSAFSHAFNRFKQDKASQKLAKNHNSLTSVQQQE; encoded by the coding sequence ATGCGGTTACTTCATTCGATAAAACGTTACGCACCAACAGAAGAAAAAGCGCCGCATTCTCATGACGATTTTGTACAACTTTTTTATATCCACCAAGGCTGCGGTATTGCTAGAACAGAGGATAAAAGCATACTGGCTGTTGGTGGTCAGCTTATTTGGGTCCCCCTGAATCATCGGCATCATTTGAAAGTGCTAAAAGATTCCTGTTTAAGCATTATTCATGCATCTCCAGACGCTGTTCCATATTTCCATGACGAGATGGGGATTATTTCGACCAATCGCTTAATGGTACAGGTGATGGCCGAAATTGAGTCGCAAGGTAATGATTGTGAGTACGACACTGACAGTAATAGCGATGTTCAACACCATTACTTAGGGGTATTTCTCGATCAACTTAAGAAGCAAAGCTACCAAAACGATGCTTATCAAAGTAACGATGAGATTGATAAACGGCTATTGCCGATCATAGAGACTTTAACATTACAACCAGATATCAAACTCTCTTTAGAGCGCTTTGCCGAGCATTGCGGTGCATCTTCTCGTACCCTCAACCGTTTATTTATCAGCACGTTTGATAAGCCGTTCCGTGAAATTAGACAACAACTGGTGATGGAAAAAGCATGGCAATTGAGTAGGGCGGGTGTCGCACATACAGATATTGCATTAGATCTAGGCTATAACAGCTTGTCTGCCTTTTCCCATGCCTTTAATCGCTTCAAACAAGACAAAGCTAGCCAGAAGTTGGCGAAAAATCACAACTCGTTGACGTCAGTTCAACAACAAGAGTAA